A window of the Microbacterium sp. AZCO genome harbors these coding sequences:
- the gap gene encoding type I glyceraldehyde-3-phosphate dehydrogenase, with product MTRIAVNGFGRIGRNTLRALLERDSDLEIVAVNDLTDPKALAQLLRFDSSLGRLGRPVEVEGDELVVDGRRIRVLAERDPANLPWKELEVDVVLESTGRFTSAEAAKAHLDAGARKVLVSAPSDGADVTLAYGVNTGAYDPATHIIVSNASCTTNALAPLASVLDDLAGIEHGFMTTVHAYTQEQNLQDGPHRDPRRARAAGVNIVPTTTGAAKAIGLVLPALDGKLSGDSIRVPVPVGSIVELNTTVSREVTREEVLAAYRAAASGPLAGILEYSEDPLVSSDITGNPASSIFDAALTRVDGRHVKVVAWYDNEWGFSNRVIDTLELLARG from the coding sequence ATGACCCGCATCGCTGTCAACGGCTTCGGACGCATCGGACGCAACACGCTGCGTGCCCTGCTCGAGCGCGACTCCGACCTCGAGATCGTCGCCGTCAACGACCTCACCGACCCGAAGGCGCTCGCTCAGCTGCTGCGCTTCGACAGCTCGCTCGGCCGGCTCGGCCGGCCGGTCGAGGTCGAAGGCGACGAGCTCGTCGTCGACGGCCGACGCATCCGGGTGCTCGCCGAGCGCGACCCCGCGAACCTGCCGTGGAAGGAGCTCGAGGTCGACGTCGTGCTCGAGTCGACCGGCCGGTTCACCTCCGCGGAGGCGGCCAAGGCGCACCTGGATGCGGGTGCACGCAAGGTTCTGGTCAGCGCTCCCTCCGACGGCGCCGACGTCACGCTCGCCTACGGCGTCAACACCGGCGCGTACGATCCCGCTACGCACATCATCGTGTCCAATGCCTCGTGCACCACCAACGCGCTCGCACCGCTCGCGTCCGTGCTCGACGATCTCGCCGGCATCGAGCACGGCTTCATGACGACCGTGCACGCCTACACGCAGGAGCAGAACCTCCAGGACGGACCGCACCGCGACCCTCGCCGGGCCCGTGCCGCCGGAGTGAACATCGTGCCGACCACGACGGGGGCTGCGAAGGCGATCGGCCTCGTTCTGCCCGCCCTCGACGGAAAGCTGTCGGGCGACTCCATCCGCGTGCCCGTGCCCGTGGGTTCGATCGTGGAGCTGAACACGACGGTCTCGCGCGAGGTCACCCGTGAGGAGGTGCTGGCCGCCTACCGCGCCGCGGCGTCGGGTCCCCTCGCCGGAATCCTCGAATACTCGGAGGACCCGCTCGTCTCGTCGGACATCACCGGCAACCCGGCGTCGTCCATCTTCGACGCGGCCCTCACCCGCGTCGACGGCAGGCACGTGAAGGTCGTCGCCTGGTACGACAACGAATGGGGCTTCTCGAACCGCGTGATCGACACGCTGGAACTGCTGGCGCGAGGCTGA
- a CDS encoding alpha/beta fold hydrolase encodes MHREEDVEFLVGGVTLRGRLFLPADAATPPPVVILQGGLGGPAESNWPMAPAFTAAGLACLSYDHRSTGYSDGEPRQEFDPWQQCRDLRDVITHLTLRDDLDADRLGLWGVSIGGANSMFTAAMDRRVSAVVSIIPPVSGWSARQLQPEATLAELEALIPVDRQNRLRGEPAATIRLHGAPEPGRPVMFSDQEGLEFVENAIHGLPSFRNEITISTLDRIFEMEVTAYAERITQPLLMVLASQDTVAPVEEAREMFSRMPEPKELIEYPGQHYEILSKHFPEIIERTAGWLAATLDA; translated from the coding sequence ATGCACAGAGAAGAAGATGTCGAGTTCCTGGTCGGCGGTGTCACCCTGCGGGGACGGCTGTTCCTCCCCGCGGACGCCGCGACCCCGCCGCCGGTCGTCATCCTGCAGGGCGGCCTCGGTGGCCCTGCGGAGTCGAACTGGCCGATGGCGCCGGCATTCACGGCGGCCGGCCTCGCCTGCCTCTCGTACGACCACCGGTCGACGGGGTACAGCGACGGCGAGCCGAGACAGGAGTTCGACCCCTGGCAGCAATGCCGCGACCTGCGTGACGTCATCACCCACCTCACTCTGCGGGATGACCTCGACGCAGACCGGCTGGGTCTCTGGGGCGTGAGCATCGGCGGCGCCAACTCGATGTTCACCGCGGCGATGGATCGTCGGGTATCGGCCGTCGTGAGCATCATCCCGCCCGTGAGCGGGTGGAGTGCGCGACAGCTGCAGCCCGAGGCGACGCTCGCCGAGCTCGAGGCGCTCATCCCCGTCGACCGTCAGAACCGGCTGCGGGGCGAGCCGGCGGCGACCATACGCCTGCACGGCGCGCCGGAACCCGGGCGGCCCGTCATGTTCAGCGATCAGGAGGGACTCGAGTTCGTCGAGAACGCGATCCACGGCCTCCCGAGCTTCCGCAACGAGATCACGATCTCGACGCTCGACCGGATCTTCGAGATGGAGGTGACGGCATACGCCGAGCGGATCACGCAGCCGCTGCTGATGGTGCTCGCCTCGCAGGACACCGTCGCGCCGGTGGAGGAGGCGCGTGAGATGTTCTCCCGCATGCCCGAGCCGAAGGAGCTCATCGAGTACCCCGGTCAGCACTACGAGATCCTCTCGAAGCACTTCCCCGAGATCATCGAACGCACCGCTGGATGGCTCGCCGCGACGCTCGATGCGTGA
- a CDS encoding FAD-dependent monooxygenase has translation MASFHVLIAGGGIGGLCLAQGLTKAGISCAVYESAPGIVTAGYRLHMNVLGGDALRECLPENLYELYLQTSRRTPEREMSVMIDTQGTEIWTRPHIGPPNEGDRPHTAVNRRTLRQILATGLDDVLHFGRTAVGYEADGDGVRLLFDDGSSVAGDVLVGADGIHSPIRSQLLPEVGVVDTGMRGMWSIAPLTDDLAAVMPRALFDGFAVVTRGDGTIFAIGVYDPRRPIADAVAELAPGAAIDHVEPYVMVTYGSDLGAAPAADMPDFAHDSPAELHRAIRRAMSGAHPGLVELVDRIDESTIAPSAIRYLEVADPWQPSRVTLLGDAIHAMPPSFGAGANSALRDAAALARALDDAVHGRRPLLEAIGDYEERMRAEVFPIMRASADPDAVHSDHVPDLTR, from the coding sequence ATGGCGTCGTTTCATGTGCTGATCGCCGGGGGTGGGATCGGCGGTCTCTGCCTCGCACAGGGCCTGACGAAGGCGGGCATCAGCTGCGCCGTCTACGAGAGCGCCCCGGGCATCGTCACCGCGGGCTACCGACTGCACATGAACGTGCTGGGCGGCGATGCTCTCCGCGAGTGCCTTCCCGAGAACCTGTACGAGCTGTACCTCCAGACGTCGCGCCGGACCCCCGAGCGCGAGATGTCGGTCATGATCGACACGCAGGGCACGGAGATCTGGACGAGGCCCCACATCGGTCCGCCGAACGAGGGCGACCGCCCCCACACGGCCGTCAACCGTCGCACGCTTCGGCAGATCCTCGCGACCGGCCTCGACGACGTCCTCCATTTCGGCCGCACCGCGGTCGGGTACGAGGCCGACGGCGACGGCGTGCGCCTGCTGTTCGACGACGGCTCGTCGGTCGCCGGCGACGTGCTGGTGGGAGCCGACGGCATCCACTCCCCCATCCGGTCGCAGCTGCTCCCCGAGGTGGGAGTGGTCGACACGGGGATGCGTGGCATGTGGTCGATCGCTCCCCTCACCGACGATCTCGCCGCCGTCATGCCGCGCGCTCTGTTCGACGGCTTCGCCGTCGTGACACGCGGCGACGGCACCATCTTCGCGATCGGCGTCTACGACCCGCGGCGGCCCATCGCCGATGCGGTGGCCGAGCTCGCACCCGGAGCGGCGATCGACCACGTCGAGCCGTACGTCATGGTGACGTACGGATCCGATCTCGGCGCCGCGCCGGCGGCGGACATGCCCGACTTCGCGCACGACTCGCCCGCGGAGCTCCACCGCGCCATCCGACGCGCGATGAGCGGTGCGCATCCCGGCCTCGTCGAGCTCGTCGACCGCATCGACGAGTCCACCATCGCCCCCAGCGCCATCCGATATCTCGAGGTGGCCGATCCGTGGCAGCCGAGCCGCGTGACGCTCCTGGGCGACGCCATCCATGCGATGCCGCCCAGCTTCGGCGCGGGTGCCAACTCCGCGCTGCGCGATGCGGCCGCGCTCGCGCGAGCACTGGACGATGCCGTGCACGGCCGGCGGCCTCTGCTCGAGGCGATCGGCGACTACGAGGAGCGGATGCGCGCCGAGGTGTTCCCGATCATGCGGGCGTCCGCCGACCCGGATGCCGTGCACAGCGATCACGTGCCCGACCTGACCCGTTGA
- a CDS encoding helix-turn-helix domain-containing protein encodes MQRKNHRVAVLVLDGAKPLDVGIPAQIFSTRESMPYEVRVCGALPGVVRGGDGLSYHVAHGLEAFEWAQTIFIPGYRHPDQEDPPAEVIDALRSAHARGARLAAISTGAFALAASGLLDGCRATTHWHYTHALRAKHPSITVDENVLFVDEGSLLTSAGAASGIDLCLHLVRRDHGVALSNRVARRLVAAPYRSGGQAQYVPRAVPEPLGEVFAATRQWAVERLEEPLTLADLARNANVSPRTFSRRFVEDTGYTPLQWILRARIDLARELLERTDLGVEQVADRVGLGTGANLRLHFHRILGTSPSEYRHTFAEPRG; translated from the coding sequence ATGCAGCGGAAGAACCACCGCGTCGCCGTGCTCGTGCTCGACGGGGCGAAACCCCTCGACGTCGGGATACCCGCGCAGATCTTCTCGACCCGGGAGAGCATGCCGTACGAGGTGCGGGTGTGCGGTGCACTTCCCGGCGTCGTCCGGGGCGGTGATGGGCTCTCGTACCACGTGGCGCACGGGCTCGAGGCGTTCGAGTGGGCCCAGACGATCTTCATCCCGGGCTACCGCCATCCCGACCAGGAGGATCCGCCCGCCGAGGTGATCGACGCCCTGCGCAGCGCTCACGCGCGCGGCGCCCGGCTGGCGGCGATCTCCACCGGCGCGTTCGCACTCGCGGCGTCGGGGCTGCTCGACGGATGCCGCGCCACGACGCACTGGCACTACACGCACGCGCTCCGGGCGAAGCATCCCTCGATCACCGTGGACGAGAACGTCCTGTTCGTCGACGAGGGGAGCCTGCTCACCTCCGCCGGTGCCGCCTCGGGCATCGATCTGTGCCTCCACCTCGTGCGACGCGATCACGGCGTCGCACTGTCGAATCGCGTGGCCCGGCGGCTCGTCGCCGCTCCCTACCGCAGCGGCGGTCAGGCGCAGTATGTGCCGCGCGCCGTGCCTGAGCCGCTCGGCGAGGTGTTCGCGGCCACGCGCCAGTGGGCGGTCGAGCGCCTCGAGGAGCCGCTGACGCTCGCCGATCTCGCACGCAACGCCAACGTGTCGCCGCGCACCTTCTCGCGCCGGTTCGTCGAGGACACGGGCTACACGCCGTTGCAGTGGATCCTTCGTGCACGGATCGACCTCGCACGCGAACTGCTCGAGCGCACGGACCTCGGCGTCGAGCAGGTCGCCGATCGCGTCGGGCTCGGCACGGGCGCGAATCTGCGGCTGCACTTCCACCGCATCCTCGGCACCTCTCCCAGCGAGTACCGGCACACGTTCGCAGAGCCCCGGGGGTAG
- a CDS encoding LysR family transcriptional regulator, giving the protein MGVDLNLLVSLNALLEERSVSRAATRLHLSQPTLSTALGRLRQHFGDELLVRTGNSYRLTPLAEELLETTGQALTWTDRVFDTRPRFLPEVAQREFTLVMSDAQLPIFGRALAELVADEAPDIRLRFEHSTARMISPGVEWLRDIDALVLPHGILADAPSLDLYRDRWVCVVAAATARRGPLSLAEMSERPWVTPYHPRMPVLSALHRMRQSGVEPRAAISTEDFLAVPHLVAGSDRIGLMPQRVARLAVVTEAVAIVDAPFELGLLVEALWWHPVHERDPGHRWLRQVAVRAAQTLAGPEAPLTSA; this is encoded by the coding sequence GTGGGCGTCGATCTCAACCTCCTCGTCTCGCTCAACGCGCTGCTCGAAGAGCGCAGCGTGAGCCGCGCGGCGACACGGCTGCACCTCAGCCAGCCCACCTTGAGCACCGCCCTCGGTCGACTCCGGCAGCACTTCGGCGACGAGCTGCTCGTGCGCACCGGAAACAGCTACCGGCTCACGCCGCTTGCCGAAGAGCTCCTCGAGACGACGGGCCAGGCGCTCACGTGGACCGACCGCGTGTTCGACACGCGGCCGCGATTCCTGCCGGAGGTCGCGCAGCGCGAGTTCACTCTCGTGATGTCCGACGCACAGCTGCCGATCTTCGGCCGGGCGCTCGCCGAGCTCGTCGCGGACGAGGCGCCCGACATCAGGCTGCGCTTCGAGCACAGCACGGCGCGCATGATCTCACCCGGAGTGGAGTGGCTTCGTGACATCGACGCGCTCGTGCTTCCGCACGGCATCCTCGCGGACGCGCCCAGCCTCGACCTGTACCGGGACCGCTGGGTGTGCGTGGTGGCGGCGGCGACCGCTCGCCGTGGCCCGCTCTCGCTCGCCGAGATGAGCGAGCGGCCGTGGGTGACTCCCTATCACCCGCGCATGCCCGTGCTCTCGGCCCTGCACCGCATGCGCCAGTCGGGCGTGGAGCCGCGCGCCGCGATCAGCACCGAGGACTTCCTCGCCGTGCCCCACCTCGTCGCCGGCAGCGACCGGATCGGTCTCATGCCCCAGCGCGTGGCGCGCCTCGCGGTGGTCACCGAAGCCGTGGCGATCGTCGACGCGCCCTTCGAACTGGGGCTGCTCGTCGAGGCGCTCTGGTGGCACCCGGTCCACGAGCGCGACCCGGGGCACCGCTGGCTGCGGCAGGTCGCTGTCCGCGCGGCTCAGACCCTCGCCGGCCCGGAGGCGCCGCTCACCTCCGCGTGA
- a CDS encoding glycosyltransferase family 39 protein: MVTTIDAQPVAPGALAAVRRPPRWTRWHTGLVLVAIGAGLLTIWSVWTGSRSDYYASIALSMSRNWSNFFFGAFDPAGTVTLDKIPGSFWIPALFIRAFGFSTWTVVLPNALAAVAATLIVAVTAKRLLNPTAGLLAGTVVATTPILVAVARSNQPETFFVLGLAAVAWAAAKALTRRSFGWLIVAGLFVALSFQTYMLEAWAVWPALAAAWLFTRMPWGRKLWQLAVAGVVSLAASLAWIIVVSLVPPTARPYIGSTLGNSPWEMVFGYNGLGRFGDTTADATAYRSFTPPFSGDPAFFRLFNEQLAGQIAWLLPTAFLAIVILWMLRFSRPVTVLLGVWLATFTVMFSAVAGMHQFYTAALAIPMALAIGLAFAVARRRTVAWAQISLLAVAAVTALGIGFLYGGYSIPVAVAQAVLAALAISAIAVEHARRRVLHGAVAVLAGAALVLTPLVWSAVAIANPSSTNPVAGGVADMGGGFGRPGAQGGFGAQGGFGGPGGFGGQAAPGGGAGAPGAFAGGRTGGSQPNQAPGFGGQGFPGGAMGGSGDESALIAYLRAHSTGGAYLAATFGAQSAAGYIIASDGGSFLPIGGFNGGDPVPTLDRFQELVTEGDVRYVIATGRGPGLAGAEGGTSAQILEWVEQNCTKPADAPVTSLYECTASASVGT, from the coding sequence GTGGTCACGACGATCGACGCCCAGCCGGTTGCCCCGGGTGCTCTTGCGGCAGTTCGTCGCCCTCCGCGGTGGACCCGCTGGCACACGGGGCTCGTCCTTGTCGCGATCGGCGCCGGGCTTCTCACGATCTGGTCCGTCTGGACGGGATCGCGCTCCGACTACTACGCCTCCATCGCCCTGTCGATGAGCCGGAACTGGTCCAACTTCTTCTTCGGCGCGTTCGACCCCGCCGGCACCGTCACGCTCGACAAGATCCCCGGCTCGTTCTGGATCCCCGCGCTCTTCATCAGGGCGTTCGGCTTCTCGACCTGGACCGTCGTGCTGCCCAACGCGCTCGCCGCGGTCGCTGCGACACTGATCGTGGCGGTCACGGCGAAGCGCCTTCTCAACCCGACGGCGGGACTGCTCGCGGGGACCGTCGTCGCGACGACGCCGATCCTCGTCGCAGTCGCCCGCTCGAATCAGCCGGAAACGTTCTTCGTGCTCGGTCTGGCGGCGGTCGCGTGGGCGGCGGCCAAGGCGCTCACGCGGCGCAGCTTCGGCTGGCTCATCGTCGCGGGACTGTTCGTCGCGCTCTCGTTCCAGACCTACATGCTCGAGGCCTGGGCGGTCTGGCCCGCACTCGCCGCGGCGTGGCTCTTCACGCGGATGCCGTGGGGCCGGAAGCTCTGGCAGCTCGCCGTCGCGGGTGTCGTCAGCCTCGCGGCATCCCTCGCCTGGATCATCGTCGTGTCGCTCGTGCCTCCGACGGCCCGGCCGTACATCGGCAGCACGCTCGGCAACAGCCCGTGGGAGATGGTCTTCGGCTACAACGGCCTCGGTCGCTTCGGGGACACGACGGCGGATGCCACGGCGTACCGCTCGTTCACACCGCCGTTCTCGGGCGACCCGGCCTTCTTCCGGCTCTTCAACGAGCAGCTGGCGGGCCAGATCGCGTGGCTGCTGCCGACCGCCTTCCTTGCGATCGTGATCCTCTGGATGCTGCGCTTCTCCCGCCCTGTGACCGTGCTCCTGGGCGTCTGGCTCGCGACGTTCACGGTGATGTTCTCCGCCGTCGCGGGGATGCACCAGTTCTACACGGCCGCCCTCGCGATCCCGATGGCGCTCGCGATCGGTCTCGCCTTCGCCGTCGCACGTCGCCGGACTGTGGCGTGGGCGCAGATCAGCCTGCTCGCCGTCGCCGCTGTCACCGCGCTCGGGATCGGCTTCCTCTACGGCGGGTACTCCATCCCGGTCGCGGTCGCCCAGGCGGTCCTCGCAGCCCTCGCCATCTCCGCGATCGCGGTCGAGCACGCGCGTCGACGAGTCCTGCACGGGGCCGTCGCCGTGCTCGCGGGGGCCGCGCTCGTGCTCACGCCGCTCGTCTGGTCGGCCGTCGCGATCGCGAACCCGAGTTCGACGAACCCCGTCGCGGGCGGGGTGGCCGACATGGGCGGCGGGTTCGGCAGACCGGGCGCGCAGGGCGGATTCGGCGCGCAGGGCGGATTCGGTGGGCCGGGTGGCTTCGGCGGGCAGGCGGCGCCGGGGGGCGGCGCGGGAGCGCCAGGCGCGTTCGCCGGCGGTCGGACGGGTGGGTCGCAGCCGAACCAGGCGCCAGGCTTCGGCGGGCAGGGCTTCCCGGGCGGCGCGATGGGCGGATCCGGCGACGAGAGCGCGCTCATCGCCTACCTCCGGGCGCATTCGACCGGCGGCGCCTACCTCGCCGCGACCTTCGGCGCCCAATCGGCCGCGGGCTACATCATCGCGTCCGACGGCGGGTCCTTCCTGCCGATCGGCGGCTTCAACGGCGGCGACCCCGTGCCGACGCTGGACCGCTTCCAGGAGCTCGTGACCGAGGGCGACGTGCGCTATGTCATCGCGACGGGTCGGGGTCCTGGCCTTGCCGGCGCGGAAGGCGGGACGTCGGCGCAGATCCTCGAGTGGGTCGAGCAGAACTGCACGAAGCCGGCGGACGCGCCCGTCACGTCGCTCTACGAGTGCACGGCATCCGCGAGCGTCGGCACCTGA
- a CDS encoding multidrug effflux MFS transporter: MPGTDASAARLATPQLLTLALLAAISPLATAMYLPAMPAMAVELATDAQTLQLTLTAFMVGLAAGQVVLGPLSDRVGRRPVLLAGAGVCVVASAACALAPGIEILIAARLVQGVAGAAGIVLGRAMVADTVRGKPAARAFSLLMTMGAIAPVVAPLLGGILTQATGWRGVFTALTGFAALMLLGALVLLPETLPSTRRRAAGGGETMRRLWTVVRRPRFIAYTAVLVFAYATLIAYVSASPFVLQEGFGLAPGAFSLAFAANAVGLTLASFANARLVRIVAPRRILAIGLVGEASVVLVLVGTALIGSLTTPLLLALLWMSVTCLGFIMGNATALAMDQATREAGSASALLGAAQFGLAALAAPAANSGAGGSPVAMAVTMAVCVSGAVIAFVATRLSRV; the protein is encoded by the coding sequence ATGCCGGGGACGGATGCCTCGGCCGCCCGTCTCGCGACGCCCCAGCTGCTGACCCTCGCCCTGCTCGCAGCCATCTCGCCGCTCGCCACCGCGATGTACCTGCCGGCGATGCCGGCGATGGCGGTCGAGCTGGCGACCGATGCCCAGACCCTCCAGCTGACCCTCACCGCATTCATGGTGGGCCTCGCCGCGGGTCAGGTCGTGCTCGGCCCGCTTTCGGATCGAGTCGGGCGACGACCGGTCCTGCTCGCCGGGGCGGGCGTGTGCGTCGTCGCGTCGGCGGCCTGCGCGCTCGCTCCCGGCATCGAGATCCTGATCGCGGCGCGTCTCGTTCAGGGAGTGGCGGGAGCCGCAGGCATCGTGCTCGGCCGCGCCATGGTGGCCGACACGGTCCGCGGGAAGCCGGCCGCGCGAGCGTTCTCACTGCTCATGACGATGGGCGCGATCGCCCCGGTCGTCGCACCGCTCCTCGGCGGAATCCTCACCCAGGCGACGGGCTGGCGCGGCGTCTTCACCGCCCTCACCGGGTTCGCCGCGCTCATGCTTCTCGGCGCGCTCGTGCTGCTTCCCGAGACGCTCCCGTCGACGCGTCGTCGCGCGGCGGGCGGCGGTGAGACGATGCGTCGGCTGTGGACCGTCGTGCGGCGCCCTCGCTTCATCGCCTACACGGCCGTGCTCGTCTTCGCCTACGCCACCCTGATCGCCTACGTCTCGGCATCCCCCTTCGTCCTCCAGGAGGGATTCGGACTGGCGCCCGGCGCATTCTCGCTCGCGTTCGCCGCCAATGCCGTCGGACTGACCCTCGCCTCCTTCGCGAACGCCCGTCTCGTGCGCATCGTGGCACCCCGCCGGATCCTCGCGATCGGTCTCGTCGGTGAGGCGTCGGTGGTGCTGGTCCTCGTCGGCACGGCGTTGATCGGCAGCCTCACGACGCCTCTCCTGCTCGCCCTGCTGTGGATGTCGGTGACCTGCCTCGGGTTCATCATGGGCAACGCCACCGCTCTCGCGATGGATCAGGCCACGCGCGAGGCGGGTTCCGCATCCGCGCTCCTCGGCGCCGCCCAGTTCGGCCTTGCGGCGCTCGCCGCACCCGCGGCGAACAGCGGGGCGGGCGGCAGCCCCGTCGCGATGGCGGTCACGATGGCGGTCTGCGTCTCCGGCGCAGTGATCGCGTTCGTCGCGACGAGGCTCAGTCGAGTGTGA